From Acidicapsa acidisoli, the proteins below share one genomic window:
- a CDS encoding glycosyltransferase family 25 protein, with translation MIGMIGPPSTRRFQRAVIWGQMTKPIINSCSPCVEESKGLMHVLEYFQQIYVINLPSRHDRRREMAEQLNAIGLSFDTPCVRLFEAVRPQEPEGFPSIGSRGCFLSHLGILRHARDRQFERILIFEDDLNFAPDFNTRIGNVVAELEKTDWSLFYGGYIADSLPQPEGTSGVLRLSPTTPLSTTHFVGFCGPAIGEAVTYLENILSRPPGDPNGGPMHVDGAYCWFRQQFPTKITLVSVPMLGYQRKSRTDIHSLRWFDRIPGIRQGIALLRRMRNLANQ, from the coding sequence ATGATCGGGATGATCGGTCCGCCGTCAACGAGAAGATTCCAGCGTGCAGTAATTTGGGGGCAAATGACAAAGCCAATCATCAATAGTTGCTCTCCCTGCGTCGAGGAAAGCAAAGGACTCATGCATGTTTTGGAGTACTTCCAGCAGATCTATGTGATCAACCTTCCGAGTAGACACGATCGCCGGAGGGAGATGGCTGAACAATTGAATGCAATCGGACTCAGTTTTGACACGCCATGCGTTCGCCTCTTTGAGGCTGTTCGGCCCCAGGAACCCGAAGGTTTTCCGAGCATCGGATCCAGAGGTTGCTTTCTGAGTCACCTGGGTATCCTTCGCCACGCTCGCGACCGGCAATTCGAACGTATCTTGATCTTCGAAGATGACCTGAATTTTGCACCAGATTTCAATACGCGTATAGGCAATGTAGTTGCGGAGCTGGAGAAGACAGACTGGAGCCTTTTCTACGGAGGTTACATCGCGGATTCACTTCCTCAGCCCGAAGGAACCAGCGGTGTCCTCCGGCTTAGTCCGACAACTCCGCTTTCCACCACACACTTTGTAGGCTTTTGCGGACCAGCAATCGGCGAAGCTGTCACTTATCTTGAGAACATACTGAGCAGGCCTCCCGGTGATCCGAACGGAGGACCGATGCACGTGGACGGCGCCTATTGTTGGTTCCGGCAACAGTTCCCTACGAAGATCACTCTTGTCTCAGTGCCGATGCTGGGTTATCAACGCAAGTCCAGGACCGATATTCACTCACTGCGCTGGTTTGACCGGATTCCCGGAATTCGCCAGGGCATTGCGTTGTTGAGAAGGATGAGAAACCTTGCAAATCAATGA
- a CDS encoding glycosyltransferase family protein — protein sequence MSSSAVAACSQYNTMWAAIALRVLAVQIPLLSFSFHFPRLPKGLRLLIMKWAFSRVERFMVHSEAEKERYAKHFGLSVERFQLVRWGVQPSSVQIEDLPPPIESPYICALGKDGRDYRTLIEAMKMLPELTLIAVAQPYNLTGIDIPKNVKIYCDIPLVEATNILKHSQFMALPLESDETSCGHITLVSAMYCKKAIVATSSSGIADYFPVGYDAPKIAAGDVEGWVKALGAMAADHDRLERCAIAGEKFAYEYCSRDASYRGTMDVFRKGGIVIG from the coding sequence TTGTCCAGCAGCGCGGTAGCTGCATGTAGCCAATACAACACGATGTGGGCCGCCATTGCCCTGCGTGTTCTCGCGGTTCAAATACCCTTGCTGTCCTTCTCCTTTCATTTTCCTAGACTACCCAAGGGTTTGCGCTTGTTGATTATGAAGTGGGCCTTTTCGCGCGTCGAGCGATTCATGGTTCATTCCGAAGCGGAGAAGGAGCGATACGCTAAGCACTTTGGATTGTCCGTAGAGCGGTTTCAGTTAGTGCGTTGGGGAGTGCAACCCTCTTCGGTACAGATCGAGGATCTCCCCCCTCCTATTGAGTCCCCATATATCTGCGCACTGGGAAAAGATGGGCGGGATTACCGCACGTTAATTGAGGCTATGAAGATGCTGCCAGAGTTGACATTGATTGCCGTGGCGCAGCCTTACAACTTGACAGGGATCGACATCCCGAAGAATGTGAAGATCTACTGCGATATTCCTCTTGTTGAGGCAACGAACATTTTGAAACATTCGCAATTTATGGCGCTACCGCTTGAATCCGACGAGACATCCTGCGGACATATCACCCTTGTTTCTGCAATGTATTGCAAGAAAGCAATTGTTGCCACGAGTTCGTCAGGGATTGCGGATTACTTCCCGGTGGGATACGACGCTCCGAAGATCGCCGCAGGGGACGTTGAGGGCTGGGTAAAGGCGCTCGGTGCGATGGCTGCTGATCATGATCGATTGGAGCGATGCGCAATTGCTGGTGAAAAGTTCGCTTATGAATACTGCTCGCGTGATGCCAGTTATCGTGGCACCATGGATGTGTTTCGCAAAGGCGGAATCGTGATTGGCTAA
- a CDS encoding WecB/TagA/CpsF family glycosyltransferase, which yields MLNLSCTTVAVLGIPFHNVTMDETVALIEEQIREGGFHQVATANVDFLKNAMQNKEIRDILCSSEMIVPDGMPIVWISRLIGTPLKERVGGIDLVERLADVSARRGYGVFLLGASEARSQRAAKVLKQRYPDLRIVGRYSPDPLPLEKMDHEDILRRIEEARPDILLVAFGNPKQEQWIAMHRDRLKVPVCIGVGGTLDMISGTVPRAPQWMQRNGLEWLYRTLQEPRRLAARYLADAMCLLQHLPGYIAASAVQPRHSAKSNIIVQQVGNTKLISMIGDLSGTALEEFNACSRCACEEGMNIVLDMSQIGYLGPESLGSLIRLAGWMRRRREQLWLAELPSHLSRVLRTGQLHNYFMTTTMVSDALYRTAKAEQRLLSSFTPAWDMNRRDMARVDVRVELLQDVCRRIITAEETEERTLVPAAFASAGR from the coding sequence ATGTTGAACTTATCCTGCACTACTGTAGCTGTCCTTGGTATTCCCTTCCATAACGTGACCATGGACGAGACGGTCGCGCTTATTGAAGAACAGATTCGGGAAGGCGGCTTTCATCAGGTGGCAACGGCAAACGTTGACTTCCTGAAGAATGCCATGCAGAACAAGGAAATAAGGGATATTCTGTGCTCGTCCGAAATGATCGTTCCGGACGGAATGCCTATCGTCTGGATTTCGCGGCTGATCGGAACCCCACTGAAGGAGCGCGTCGGTGGCATTGATCTCGTCGAGCGTCTGGCAGATGTATCGGCGCGGCGCGGCTACGGCGTTTTCCTGCTCGGCGCCAGCGAGGCCCGCTCCCAGCGTGCCGCTAAAGTGCTGAAGCAGCGCTATCCAGATCTGCGCATAGTAGGCCGGTATTCCCCTGATCCCCTGCCGCTGGAGAAGATGGACCACGAAGATATCCTTCGTCGCATCGAAGAGGCGCGGCCGGATATTCTGCTTGTGGCCTTCGGCAACCCCAAACAGGAACAGTGGATTGCGATGCATCGAGACCGCCTGAAGGTGCCCGTCTGCATCGGCGTAGGCGGTACACTGGACATGATCTCAGGAACCGTTCCCCGCGCCCCCCAGTGGATGCAGCGCAATGGCTTGGAATGGCTGTATCGCACATTGCAGGAGCCTCGCAGGCTGGCGGCCCGCTACCTGGCCGACGCAATGTGCCTTTTACAGCATCTTCCGGGGTACATCGCTGCCTCGGCGGTGCAGCCCAGACACTCCGCCAAGTCTAATATCATCGTTCAGCAAGTCGGAAACACGAAGCTGATTTCTATGATCGGCGACCTCAGTGGCACAGCCTTGGAGGAATTCAATGCCTGCAGCCGCTGCGCTTGCGAAGAGGGAATGAACATCGTGCTTGATATGTCGCAAATCGGCTATCTGGGACCGGAATCCCTCGGTTCCCTAATTCGTCTGGCTGGGTGGATGCGACGCCGTCGGGAGCAGTTGTGGCTTGCAGAACTGCCATCCCATCTCTCACGAGTCCTCCGCACAGGACAATTGCATAACTATTTCATGACGACTACGATGGTCAGTGACGCGCTCTACCGAACAGCAAAGGCTGAACAACGCCTGCTCTCAAGCTTTACTCCAGCCTGGGACATGAATCGGCGGGACATGGCGCGTGTGGACGTCCGCGTGGAACTGCTGCAGGATGTTTGCCGACGGATCATCACCGCGGAGGAAACCGAGGAACGGACCCTTGTACCAGCTGCCTTCGCAAGTGCTGGCAGGTAA
- a CDS encoding ATP-grasp domain-containing protein: protein MALVNDKSGPAVLVCASMWWPLSARLATALIRHGCNVSAVCPSRHPLRFVTGIESVFPYRGLNSIGSLKAAILAMRPILIVPCDDSVVWQLHELHARNPDLRSLIERSLGADIAYPVLRSRATFLEAAVELGIRVPATRTLTSEDDLHSWRADSPAVLKRDGTWGGSGVAIVHSLSSAQAAFRRLSQPIGAGTAWKRCLINLDPVALWSWKRQEPPRITLQEFIQGRPANSMIACWQGKLLGIVSVEVLTSQGATGAATVVRLMQNKEMERAARLLARKFMLSGFHGLDFVLDQKTGAAYLIEINPRCTQLGHLRLANQGDLAGALIAKLRNQPIPPVTDPQDSLSGETIAFFPQAIQWNPNSPYLRYGKHDVPWEEPALVLELLRGAWPERKWLSRIYHHYRAPSPPEEVDFELSRDRLTKADFHQRMGSMATQPRKHVRNVKLG, encoded by the coding sequence GTGGCACTCGTGAACGACAAGTCGGGACCCGCAGTACTGGTATGCGCGTCAATGTGGTGGCCGCTGTCGGCGCGCTTGGCGACCGCACTCATCCGTCACGGATGTAATGTGTCAGCCGTCTGTCCATCCAGGCATCCACTGCGGTTTGTGACTGGGATCGAATCGGTATTTCCGTACAGAGGACTCAACTCCATCGGTTCGCTGAAGGCTGCCATTTTGGCTATGCGACCGATCCTGATCGTGCCCTGCGACGATAGCGTGGTCTGGCAGTTGCATGAATTGCACGCGCGGAATCCCGATCTGCGCTCTCTCATCGAACGCTCTTTGGGAGCTGACATAGCCTATCCGGTACTTCGCAGCCGGGCCACATTCCTGGAAGCGGCAGTGGAACTTGGAATCCGTGTGCCGGCTACGCGAACTCTCACCTCGGAAGACGACTTACACTCCTGGCGCGCGGACAGCCCCGCAGTTCTCAAGCGCGACGGAACGTGGGGAGGCTCCGGCGTGGCCATCGTCCACTCTCTTTCGAGCGCCCAGGCGGCCTTTCGCAGGCTCTCGCAACCCATTGGCGCCGGAACTGCATGGAAGCGCTGCCTGATTAACCTGGACCCTGTCGCGCTCTGGTCATGGAAACGGCAGGAGCCGCCGAGAATTACCTTGCAGGAATTCATCCAGGGCCGTCCAGCAAACTCGATGATCGCCTGTTGGCAGGGTAAGCTTCTGGGGATTGTTTCTGTCGAGGTTTTAACCTCTCAGGGAGCTACCGGCGCAGCCACCGTGGTTCGACTGATGCAGAACAAAGAAATGGAGCGAGCGGCGCGACTGCTGGCGAGGAAATTCATGCTCAGCGGATTCCATGGCCTGGACTTCGTTCTCGATCAGAAAACCGGCGCAGCGTACCTGATCGAAATCAATCCTCGATGCACGCAGCTCGGCCACTTGCGTCTTGCAAATCAAGGCGACCTGGCCGGTGCGCTCATCGCAAAGCTTCGGAATCAGCCGATACCTCCGGTAACGGACCCGCAGGACAGTCTGTCGGGTGAGACCATCGCATTTTTTCCACAAGCCATCCAGTGGAATCCGAACAGCCCCTACCTTCGCTATGGCAAGCACGATGTTCCGTGGGAGGAACCCGCGCTGGTGCTTGAGCTGCTCCGTGGCGCTTGGCCTGAGCGGAAGTGGTTGAGCCGCATTTATCACCACTACCGCGCCCCCAGTCCTCCGGAAGAAGTAGATTTTGAACTGTCTCGCGACAGGTTGACCAAAGCTGATTTCCATCAGCGCATGGGTAGCATGGCAACTCAGCCGCGTAAGCATGTCCGGAACGTAAAACTGGGATAA
- a CDS encoding glycosyltransferase family 2 protein — protein sequence MTYLLFTFLGALLLLATLPLVLELLLVTSANLLPASTKPDARSTRDDLVGCDLAVIVPAHNEELLVSRCVASLRASAGPDVRILVVAHNCSDATAVRAAAAGAEVLDYNDPTARGKGFALRHGFQYALAAGAAAVMVVDADSTVSTNAIGAVRSAFATGARVVQCRYEMFSTTERSSTRLAALAFRGFNVIRPRGRQRLGLSAGILGNGFGIVRPVLDAIPYDAFSVVEDLEYHLHLVTAGERVHYLDAGVISAEFPESRTGEHVQRSRWEGGRLHTARIWALPLIGRILSGRLKLLEPLCDLIGLPLAYGVFFLLLALLIPLEWLRWYAGISLVIVLGHVLTAAWAGPDFIKTLQLLALAPVYVLRKLRMIPGVLRGSSSKAAWVRTERDNTL from the coding sequence ATGACATACCTCCTTTTCACCTTTCTTGGCGCTCTTCTGTTGCTTGCGACGCTTCCGCTGGTGCTTGAATTGTTACTCGTGACTTCGGCAAACCTGTTGCCGGCCAGCACGAAACCCGATGCCAGATCGACCAGGGACGACCTCGTCGGTTGTGATTTGGCCGTCATCGTCCCTGCTCACAATGAGGAGCTTCTGGTTTCCCGCTGTGTTGCAAGCCTACGCGCTTCCGCAGGCCCTGACGTCAGGATACTGGTGGTTGCACACAACTGCTCCGACGCAACAGCTGTTCGGGCCGCTGCTGCAGGCGCAGAGGTTCTGGACTATAACGACCCAACTGCCCGAGGAAAGGGATTCGCGCTGCGCCACGGTTTCCAGTACGCACTCGCCGCCGGAGCCGCGGCAGTTATGGTCGTCGACGCGGACTCCACGGTATCTACAAACGCAATAGGTGCAGTCCGCTCTGCGTTTGCGACCGGAGCCAGGGTCGTGCAGTGCCGCTATGAGATGTTCAGCACCACCGAACGATCCAGCACCAGACTCGCAGCTCTGGCCTTCCGCGGATTCAATGTAATCCGGCCTCGCGGGCGCCAGCGGCTTGGACTTTCTGCCGGTATTCTCGGGAACGGATTCGGAATCGTTCGCCCGGTTTTGGACGCGATCCCATACGATGCATTCTCCGTTGTGGAAGATCTTGAATACCACTTGCATCTGGTCACGGCCGGCGAGCGGGTGCATTATCTCGACGCGGGAGTTATCTCCGCGGAGTTTCCTGAATCGCGCACCGGCGAACACGTACAACGCTCCCGCTGGGAAGGTGGGCGGCTTCACACAGCGCGCATCTGGGCCCTTCCGCTCATCGGCAGGATTCTGAGCGGCCGCCTCAAGTTGCTTGAGCCCTTATGTGATCTGATCGGTTTACCTCTAGCCTATGGAGTCTTCTTTTTACTCCTGGCGCTTTTGATCCCGTTGGAATGGCTGCGCTGGTATGCCGGCATCTCCCTCGTAATCGTGCTGGGACATGTGCTTACGGCTGCCTGGGCAGGCCCGGATTTTATCAAGACATTGCAATTGCTTGCCTTGGCGCCTGTATATGTCCTGCGCAAACTCCGGATGATTCCAGGTGTACTGCGAGGATCCAGTTCGAAGGCCGCCTGGGTTCGCACAGAACGGGATAACACCTTGTAG
- a CDS encoding glycosyltransferase family 4 protein: MHRFDARNIRSWSGIFFFMCRALEAHVGEVVYLGPDESFGTRFIEHNSSRLNRIWKKLTGKILLGDKHRLLAHRLAQFFERRIQESPCDILFAPVAASEIAFLKTDLPIIYCSDITWPLILDYYPDLAAVSSFARAEGQYIESLAVRRASACIFPSDWAAKSCCDDFGLPPESVHQISFGANLNDPPTRSAALNRSLDGSINLIMVGVDWERKGGPIAFECLTTLLKNNVEATLTLCGCIPPAGFEHPRFRVIPFLSKHDPEQWKQMEQLFLDAHFMLFPTRAEALGVVTCEASAFGLPTIATDTGGVCGALREGVNGYAMPYDARGDAYAAKIMQIIAEPSRYYALVVSCRDEYERRLNWDAWGRSMRSVVDGVLNRNIDPRLSDEIRG, from the coding sequence GTGCATCGCTTTGATGCTCGCAATATCCGATCCTGGTCGGGCATCTTTTTTTTTATGTGCCGGGCGCTGGAAGCCCATGTTGGCGAAGTCGTGTATCTCGGCCCCGACGAGTCTTTCGGAACGAGATTCATCGAACACAATTCCTCTCGTCTCAATCGAATCTGGAAGAAACTCACCGGCAAGATCCTCCTCGGGGACAAGCATCGTTTGCTCGCCCACAGGCTCGCCCAATTCTTCGAGCGGCGAATTCAGGAATCACCGTGTGACATCCTCTTCGCGCCCGTTGCCGCGTCGGAGATCGCATTCCTCAAGACCGATCTCCCGATTATCTACTGTTCTGACATCACTTGGCCGCTGATCCTCGACTATTATCCCGATTTAGCTGCGGTATCATCCTTCGCCAGGGCCGAGGGGCAGTATATTGAATCGCTTGCCGTTCGCCGCGCTAGCGCCTGCATTTTTCCTTCTGATTGGGCCGCTAAAAGTTGCTGCGACGACTTCGGCTTACCGCCCGAGTCCGTCCATCAGATCAGCTTCGGAGCAAATCTGAATGATCCTCCTACGCGATCGGCGGCCCTCAATCGCTCGCTAGACGGATCAATCAATCTAATCATGGTGGGTGTGGATTGGGAGCGAAAAGGGGGTCCAATTGCTTTTGAATGCCTCACCACTCTGTTGAAGAACAACGTTGAGGCCACTCTTACTCTCTGCGGCTGCATACCTCCTGCCGGCTTCGAGCATCCTCGGTTCCGCGTAATTCCATTCCTGAGCAAGCATGACCCTGAGCAGTGGAAGCAGATGGAGCAGCTTTTTCTCGATGCGCATTTCATGCTTTTTCCGACCCGCGCAGAAGCGCTTGGGGTTGTCACGTGTGAGGCCAGCGCCTTCGGTCTGCCAACCATAGCAACCGATACCGGAGGAGTTTGCGGCGCTCTGAGGGAAGGTGTGAATGGTTATGCCATGCCTTATGATGCACGCGGCGACGCGTATGCCGCGAAGATCATGCAGATCATTGCCGAACCCAGCCGGTATTACGCGTTGGTCGTATCTTGTCGAGACGAGTACGAGCGCAGGCTGAATTGGGACGCTTGGGGCCGTTCGATGCGCTCCGTCGTGGACGGTGTCTTGAACCGCAACATAGATCCCCGCTTATCTGATGAAATTCGGGGATAG
- a CDS encoding acyltransferase family protein, translated as MAQTQEEPSPPTIRPSSYIGSQKRIRELDGWRAISVLLVILHHLFSIQFSGLVRPVYLLWHILGLAGFLGVDTFFVISGFVICRLLVSEESRYGFLSLKGFYYRRIFRILPPLYLYVVAIALLIATGLIQERWVSLAIAAAFLADVNVLPGSWFFGHTWSLAVEEQFYLIFPTLWILSRRRWRAFVFACVFLLCLVWNLSLAVSHQVNPAVDARTRVGFACICFGVLMAVHERPVRHFAARVPGWIVSLVALTLLIHPVPHGAFNESLFSALLMPPAIGLILMHSLECGGWLRSFLCSRPIQAVGITSYGIYLWQQLFTAPVSLYSWEAPGAPFFLSLLCVVVPLSYFFVEKPAIHFGKMLSKGAREKADLRSK; from the coding sequence GTGGCACAAACGCAAGAAGAGCCGAGTCCGCCTACGATTCGTCCCTCTTCGTATATCGGCTCACAGAAACGTATACGCGAGTTGGATGGCTGGCGTGCCATAAGTGTGCTGTTGGTAATTCTGCATCACTTATTCTCGATTCAATTTTCGGGATTGGTGCGGCCTGTATATCTCCTATGGCATATTCTCGGACTGGCAGGTTTCCTCGGGGTCGACACATTTTTTGTGATCAGTGGATTTGTGATTTGTCGCCTTCTGGTATCGGAAGAGTCGCGATACGGATTTCTCTCGCTAAAGGGTTTCTACTATCGCAGGATCTTTCGGATACTTCCGCCGCTGTATCTTTACGTGGTAGCCATAGCTCTATTGATCGCAACAGGGCTCATCCAGGAACGATGGGTATCACTGGCCATCGCGGCAGCATTCCTGGCAGACGTGAACGTACTCCCTGGTAGCTGGTTTTTTGGCCACACGTGGAGCCTTGCAGTCGAGGAACAGTTTTATCTGATTTTCCCGACTCTTTGGATACTAAGCCGGCGACGGTGGAGAGCCTTCGTATTTGCCTGCGTCTTTCTTCTCTGCCTTGTGTGGAACCTATCGCTTGCTGTTTCGCACCAAGTGAATCCTGCTGTGGATGCTCGGACCCGGGTTGGATTTGCCTGCATCTGTTTTGGCGTTTTGATGGCAGTCCATGAACGTCCTGTTCGGCACTTTGCGGCTCGAGTTCCGGGATGGATTGTTAGCCTCGTTGCGCTCACGCTTCTAATCCATCCGGTACCGCATGGGGCCTTCAACGAGTCATTGTTTTCGGCCCTGCTCATGCCTCCAGCAATCGGCCTGATCTTGATGCATAGTCTCGAATGTGGAGGCTGGCTAAGATCCTTCCTGTGTAGCAGACCGATTCAAGCTGTTGGGATAACCTCCTATGGCATTTACCTCTGGCAGCAGCTCTTTACGGCGCCAGTCTCACTCTATTCCTGGGAGGCTCCCGGAGCACCGTTCTTTCTGTCTTTGCTTTGCGTCGTGGTTCCGTTGTCGTACTTCTTTGTTGAGAAGCCGGCGATCCATTTCGGGAAGATGCTCTCGAAAGGTGCGAGGGAAAAGGCGGACTTGCGGTCGAAGTAA
- a CDS encoding sigma-54 interaction domain-containing protein encodes MGGHIVLVVQNSQTHEQLIQNLAAEGTCALCFRSVEEAVAYLREPGCPASIVVFGVTMRRQSDYAAVIELGIARPELQILLTAQERSSMLDLLSGGNRAVWVLDKPLNHAESAVIVRRALKTAAAAASEGLVEALSSQNGVFLPYTDEFLRRVGMADVPVLLSGETGVGKEVMARRLRAYSLRADKPFLKLNCAALPPELAESELFGSAKGAFTGANADRQGRFETAQGGTILLDEIGDMDLRLQTKLLQVLQDGEIQPLGSNRTIKVNVRVMAATHRDLSRAIQDGTFREDLYYRLNVIKIVIPPLRERREEILTLAETLLARHLPKGQKAPLVSDELKRFLLEYRWPGNVRELENVMRRFLVYQDSAMIIRELLEGVDELRSGDSPAKMANGRDANLSTSSALTEGEAPEGLEVGRRPERVDSLDRLAEASRVAETELLMNALEANRWNRRQAAASLQIEYKAFLYKLQKYGIVESKGKQREISA; translated from the coding sequence ATGGGCGGACACATTGTTCTGGTAGTGCAGAATTCGCAGACCCACGAACAGCTGATCCAGAATCTGGCGGCTGAGGGCACCTGTGCGTTGTGTTTCCGGTCTGTCGAAGAGGCTGTCGCGTATCTTCGCGAACCTGGATGCCCGGCGTCGATTGTTGTATTTGGCGTGACGATGCGCCGTCAGAGCGACTATGCGGCGGTGATCGAGTTGGGTATAGCGAGGCCGGAACTTCAGATCCTTCTGACTGCTCAAGAGCGAAGTTCCATGCTTGATTTGCTCTCAGGCGGGAATCGCGCGGTATGGGTTCTGGATAAACCATTGAATCATGCCGAGTCTGCGGTAATCGTTCGCCGAGCGCTGAAGACGGCGGCAGCGGCAGCTAGCGAAGGGCTGGTTGAAGCGCTTTCGAGCCAGAACGGTGTGTTTCTTCCTTATACAGACGAATTCCTGAGGCGGGTTGGAATGGCCGATGTTCCGGTTTTGCTAAGCGGAGAAACGGGCGTTGGCAAGGAAGTAATGGCCAGGCGGCTTAGGGCGTATTCCCTGCGTGCCGATAAGCCGTTCCTCAAGCTGAATTGTGCGGCGTTGCCGCCGGAACTGGCTGAAAGTGAACTGTTTGGCAGTGCGAAGGGCGCTTTTACGGGAGCGAATGCGGACCGGCAGGGAAGATTTGAGACCGCTCAGGGTGGAACCATTCTGCTCGACGAGATCGGGGACATGGATCTGCGATTGCAGACTAAGCTCTTGCAGGTTTTGCAGGATGGAGAGATTCAACCGCTGGGAAGCAATCGCACCATCAAAGTGAATGTGAGGGTCATGGCGGCGACTCATCGTGATCTGTCGCGCGCCATCCAGGATGGGACGTTTCGAGAAGACCTCTATTACCGTCTGAACGTCATCAAGATCGTTATCCCGCCTTTGCGCGAGCGCCGCGAGGAAATCCTCACGCTGGCCGAGACGCTTTTGGCGCGTCATCTTCCAAAGGGGCAGAAAGCGCCGCTGGTCAGTGACGAGTTGAAGAGATTTTTGTTGGAATACCGCTGGCCCGGTAACGTGCGCGAGCTCGAGAATGTCATGCGCCGTTTTCTCGTCTATCAGGATTCGGCGATGATCATTCGCGAATTGCTCGAGGGAGTTGACGAACTCCGTTCCGGGGACAGTCCGGCTAAAATGGCAAACGGTCGGGATGCAAATTTGTCGACATCCTCGGCTTTGACCGAAGGAGAAGCTCCCGAGGGTTTGGAGGTCGGCAGGCGGCCCGAACGTGTGGATAGCCTGGATCGTCTCGCAGAAGCGTCGCGTGTGGCTGAGACTGAGCTACTGATGAATGCTCTGGAAGCCAATCGCTGGAATCGCCGGCAGGCTGCTGCTTCGTTACAAATTGAGTACAAAGCGTTTCTCTACAAGCTGCAGAAATACGGCATTGTCGAGTCCAAAGGGAAACAGCGCGAAATCAGTGCCTGA
- a CDS encoding helix-turn-helix domain-containing protein: MTLNRDIYPNLKLRMYTTGIRQNRLARMLGIHEASLSRIMNGFREPTGDIRVHLAEILQSDPDWLFYKMQVSDEVAFNENHVAIHQ, translated from the coding sequence GTGACATTGAATCGAGACATATACCCAAATCTGAAGCTTCGGATGTACACCACGGGCATCCGGCAAAACCGCCTGGCAAGAATGCTTGGCATTCACGAAGCGTCCTTGAGCAGAATCATGAACGGATTTCGCGAACCAACCGGTGACATCCGCGTTCATCTCGCGGAGATTCTGCAGAGCGATCCGGATTGGCTTTTCTACAAGATGCAGGTCAGCGACGAAGTCGCATTCAACGAAAATCACGTAGCCATTCACCAGTAA
- a CDS encoding serine O-acetyltransferase — MFENIREDWQTYDREWTRQGLWVMIVYRFGNWRYRIRNRALRRPFSFAYKMLKLLMEILTGIELPCETKLGRRFRIDHFGGIVISGDAVFGDDCVIRNGVTVGLRHTGQRGAPIIGNRADIGAGAKVLGSIRIGDDVAIGANAVVISDVPSNSIAVGVPAKIRPRKAQEILVEATRSESSN; from the coding sequence GTGTTCGAGAATATCCGCGAGGATTGGCAAACCTATGATCGCGAGTGGACTCGCCAGGGTCTCTGGGTCATGATCGTCTATCGATTCGGAAATTGGCGTTATCGGATTCGGAATCGGGCGCTGCGCCGTCCGTTTTCCTTCGCCTACAAAATGCTCAAGCTACTTATGGAGATCCTTACAGGCATCGAACTTCCTTGTGAAACGAAGCTTGGCAGGCGTTTTCGCATAGATCACTTTGGTGGCATTGTCATCAGTGGAGATGCGGTATTCGGGGATGATTGCGTGATCCGAAACGGAGTGACCGTAGGGCTTCGTCACACGGGTCAACGCGGAGCGCCGATTATAGGCAATCGCGCGGATATCGGTGCCGGGGCTAAGGTCCTGGGGAGCATCCGGATTGGGGACGACGTTGCGATTGGCGCCAATGCTGTGGTCATTAGTGACGTGCCATCCAATTCCATCGCAGTCGGGGTTCCGGCCAAGATTCGGCCGCGCAAGGCGCAAGAGATTCTTGTGGAAGCGACGCGGTCGGAATCGAGTAACTAG